Proteins encoded by one window of Oreochromis niloticus isolate F11D_XX linkage group LG17, O_niloticus_UMD_NMBU, whole genome shotgun sequence:
- the lrmp gene encoding inositol 1,4,5-triphosphate receptor associated 2 isoform X8: MDYCTPQPSRRHNPVDSICRKLQTIQWRGDREPNSPFQIPKLSSNSYDSPQCGLRHNLEAILKKGTLHRDDREKEKAREMGMPSSAASQHSSVLLTTPSTPTCNPSTPANVTYTITSTLGERRCADGSDLRQVKTWQRYCSTPTGQSKDSPYFTFTRGPQSAQPDGERPSRSPPLSRNFTQSRSTLSYNLNFSSADNTNTAECELPYPALVVKRLSMGDGGPSVASEKGKENMAEISLICEENLLDTIFHACDTQRRGKVYVSHIVDYLRHTTSRSSEDSGLEELCNMLDPEHKDVSIDLDTYHAVMREWIDDCRNNGEQPTEDDITQESVKLRDSLCARRSMLFNMTSGSLEAFGGEASRVEFETSELVYCVADLQMSNQKLQEEVKKLKQVVESMEESNQKLAEENEELHNQAKINQQLAQKEKMLKEEVEEMKATLSCTEEGRARASAHSKHVERENQSLIAKIASLQEENFKVTMETDEFQRRITELCDINADLQIQIHSFDAVISEKDAVIVEKSRQIDELKAAVEEYSSITELLRVDKNKLERQMQMILPDLAGASVSLSVAYRLNQSSSGSLQTELALAQSPLEAPHGVDYLSTTSFASPLDETLDREVLLMLQGPSPEHMALEFKNLINKLKRDFREETDSVLTSVRVLLDDHTQTEGDTSLQTVQAELDARRADWVLSLDQLAQYTDSLEKELIKMAGNMRRSRTEILHLSVRVQEQENQKRQLCEELEQLKTPQDSREASCQTPALEEEVGDDLDWDEEFAIQDFLKNELAERNCQVHDGQTEDRLEETGDKITDRGEEEDAEERWTVVDSGGEGDVRDTSTPLSVVTVQARSGQGTVGEGRDSAACSESEPEVTCQPLQEDAVVPLSSHSQAVSVTQPEADALPDLPHSENNTGAEVCENGRSDSCGPAETLRNPPDQDQTMAPVDTPPTAADMVSPNSTSPGSDETITQTESSQPTSVDYEGQEKGGKVDSTCGAMSYIKSVSQDPSASRSPAEDSTSLLPVLVEEEETVQDGAAGVPKAEPSTAGTGRIISSRPPPLSDSSSPQSGSSVTHTSQSGSGMASTVSDPSHSEELTRTVETIKEHKVQEDQNVANMATDTETEMLVISDTFKDKNNLSPTDKEIEAEFQRLALGFKCDMFTLEKRLRLEERSRDLAEENVRKEVSSCQGLLQALIPLCDDDNQSMEIIQRLQKNLDILIQSMTRVSSRSEMLGAIHQESRIGKAVEVMIQHVENLRRLYTKEHAELLELRETLMQNERSFGSQTEKDDFRERKKQSSQYYKTSARRSSMIALPRAGAGNMHFDTSKTQDGSEVESERLTRRSPWPSPSSSPTSTEPGVAQSLSHSLTSSRTAAAVARGGRGVWLWLAMMVLLAGLLALLASLVMQPAVDAAPVGTGDSWMTIQQLLWPYTGLRYNGQPPV; encoded by the exons ATGGACTATTGCACACCTCAGCCGTCGCGCCGTCACAATCCCGTGGACAGCATCTGCCGCAAACTGCAGACGATTCAGTGGCGCGGTGACCGAGAGCCCAATTCACCCTTCCAGATTCCCAAGCTGTCCTCCAACAGTTACGACAGCCCTCAGTGTGGCCTCAGGCACAACTTGGAAGCCATCCTGAAGAAAGGGACCCTCCATAGAGACGACAGGGAGAAGGAGAAAGCGAGAGAGATGGGGATGCCGAGCTCTGCAGCTTCCCAGCATTCCTCTGTCCTTCTGACCACACCTTCCACTCCTACATGCAACCCCTCCACACCAGCTAATGTCACATACACTATCACTAGTACTTTGGGGGAGCGGCGATGTGCTGATGGAAGTGATTTAAGACAAGTTAAAACGTGGCAGAGGTATTGTTCGACCCCCACGGGCCAGTCCAAGGACTCCCCTTACTTTACATTCACACGAGGACCTCAGTCAGCACAGCCTGATGGCGAGAGGCCGAGCAGGAGCCCACCTTTGTCTCGTAACTTCACCCAAAGTCGCAGCACCCTCTCCTACAACCTCAACTTCAGTTCTGCAGACAATACAAACACTGCTGAGTGTGAGCTGCCCTATCCAGCTCTGGTTGTGAAAAGACTGTCTATGGGAGATGGAG GGCCTTCAGTTGCCTCCGAAAAAGGGAAGGAGAATATGGCTGAAATCAGTCTCATCTGTGAAGAGAATCTGCTCGACACTATCTTCCATGCTTGTGATACGCAGCGCAGAG GGAAAGTGTATGTGTCCCATATTGTGGACTATCTGCGTCACACCACCAGTCGCAGCTCTGAAGACAGTGGGTTGGAGGAACTTTGCAACATGCTGGACCCAGAACACAAAGATGTGTCAATTGATCTGGACACATACCATGCCGTCATGAGGGAATGGATCGATGACTGCCGCAACAATGG GGAACAGCCGACAGAAGATGACATCACCCAGGAATCAGTAAAACTCAGAGACAGCCTGTGTG CCAGGAGGTCGATGCTGTTTAATATGACCTCAGGAAGTTTGGAGGCATTTGGAGGGGAGGCATCCAGAGTCGAATT TGAAACATCAGAGCTGGTGTACTGTGTTGCTGACCTCCAGATGAGCAACCAAAAGCTGCAGGAGGAGGTAAAAAAGCTGAAGCAGGTGGTGGAGAGCATGGAGGAAAGTAACCAGAAGCTTGCGGAGGAAAACGAGGAGCTACACAATCAAGCAAAAAT TAACCAGCAGCTGGCACAGAAGGAGAAGATGTTGAAGGAGGAGGTGGAAGAGATGAAGGCCACTCTGAGCTGTACGGAGGAAGGCAGAGCCCGTGCCTCcgcacacagcaaacatgtg gagAGAGAGAACCAGAGTCTCATCGCTAAGATTGCTTCTCTTCAGGAAGAG AACTTTAAGGTCACTATGGAGACAGATGAGTTTCAGAGGAGAATAACGGAGCTCTGTGACATTAACGCTGACCTTCAG ATACAGATTCACTCTTTTGACGCAGTCATTAGTGAAAAGGATGCAGTGATAGTAGAG AAGAGCAGACAGATAGATGAGCTGAAGGCAGCAGTGGAGGAATACTCTTCCATCACAGAG CTGCTGAGGGTGGACAAGAACAAGTTGGAGAGGCAGATGCAGATGATTCTCCCAGACTTGGCAGG GGCTAGTGTTTCTTTGTCAGTAGCTTATCGGTTGAACCAGAGCAGCTCGGGATCCTTACAAACAGAACTGGCTCTGGCACAATCACCACTGGAG GCTCCCCATGGAGTTGACTATTTGTCCACTACAAGCTTTGCCTCCCCACTGGATGAGACTCTGGACAGGGaggtgctgctgatgctgcagGGACCCAGCCCTGAACACATGGCACTGGAGTTCAAAAACCTCATAAATAAACTG AAAAGggacttcagagaagaaacagactctgTCTTAACTTCAGTTAGAGTTTTGTTAGATgaccacacacagacagaaggtGACACCAGTCTTCAG ACAGTGCAGGCCGAGCTGGACGCACGTAGGGCAGACTGGGTCCTCAGCCTGGACCAGCTGGCCCAGTACACTGACTCATTGGAGAAAGAGCTGATCAAAATGGCCGGAAACATGAGGAGGTCCCGCACTGAGATCCTCCACCTTTCTGTCAG GGTGCAGGAGCAGGAGAACCAGAAGCGGCAGCTGTGTGAGGAGCTCGAGCAGCTAAAGACCCCTCAGGATAGCAGAGAGGCCTCATGCCAGACACCTGCACTAGAAGAGGAG gttgGAGATGACTTGGACTGGGACGAGGAATTTGCTATTCAAGATTTCCTTAAGAATGAGCTAGCAGAGAGAAATTGCCAAGTACATGACGGGCAAACAGAAGATAGGCTTGAGGAAACGGGAGATAAAATAacagacagaggtgaagaggaggACGCAGAGGAGAGGTGGACAGTGGTGGATAGCGGCGGGGAGGGAGACGTGAGGGACACATCAACTCCGCTGTCTGTTGTCACAGTGCAGGCCCGGTCTGGGCAGGGCACAGTGGGAGAAGGTCGAG ATTCTGCAGCCTGTAGTGAGTCAGAGCCAGAGGTGACCTGTCAACCTTTGCAG GAAGACGCAGTGGTACCACTGAGCTCCCACTCACAAGCTGTCAGCGTTACACAGCCAGAGGCGGATGCTCTCCCTGATCTGCCCCACTCAGAGAACAACA CAGGTGCAGAGGTTTGTGAGAATGGACGGTCTGACTCCTGTGGTCCAGCTGAAACTTTGAGAAACCCACCTGATCAGGACCAAACTATGGCTCCTGTTGACACCCCTCCCACAGCAGCTGATATGGTTTCTCCCAACAGCACCTCACCTGGATCAGACGAGACCATTACCCAGACTGAGAG CAGCCAGCCAACCAGTGTGGACTACGAAGGACAAGAGAAGGGAGGCAAGGTGGACTCAACTTGCGGAGCCATGAGCTATATTAAG AGTGTAAGCCAGGACCCGTCGGCCAGCAGATCACCAGCTGAGGACAG CACAAGCCTGCTACCTGTGCTGGTGGAAGAAGAGGAGACTGTGCAGGACGGTGCAGCCGGGGTTCCAAAAGCAGAGCCCAGCACGGCAG GGACAGGCCGGATCATCAGCAGCAGGCCACCACCTCTCTCTGACAGCAGTTCTCCTCAGTCGGGATCATCTGTCACACACACCAGCCAATCAGGGAGCGGCATGGCCAGTACGGTCTCTGACCCAAGCCATTCGGAG GAGCTGACTCGCACCGTGGAGACCATTAAGGAGCACAAGGTTCAGGAGGACCAAAATGTAGCCAACATGGCCACGGACACGGAAA CTGAGATGTTAGTCATCTCTGACACTTTCAAAGATAAGAACAA cCTGTCACCTACTGATAAGGAGATTGAG GCAGAGTTCCAGCGTCTGGCACTGGGGTTTAAGTGTGACATGTTCACTTTGGAGAAGAGGCTCAGGCTAGAGGAGAGGTCACGTGACCTAGCTGAGGAGAACGTCCGCAAAGAAGTCTCCAGCTGTCAGGGCCtactgcag GCTCTTATTCCTCTTTGTGACGATGACAACCAATCAATGGAGATCATCCAGAGGCTCCAGAAAAACCTGGATATTCTCATCCAGTCCATGACTAGGGTGTCCAGTCGCTCCGAGATGCTAGGAGCGATTCATCAG GAGAGTCGTATTGGAAAGGCTGTGGAGGTAATGATTCAGCACGTGGAGAACCTCAGGAGATTGTACACCAAAGAGCATGCTGAGCTGCTGGAACTGCGGGAGACGCTCATGCAGAATGAGAGGTCGTTTGgatcacaaacagaaaaag ATGACTTCcgtgaaagaaagaaacagtcaTCACAGTACTACAAG ACATCAGCCCGGCGGAGCAGTATGATAGCGCTTCCTCGTGCTGGCGCAGGCAACATGCATTTTGACACG TCCAAAACACAAGATGGCTCAGAGGTTGAATCGGAACGACTGACCAGACGGTCCCCATG GCCTAGCCCTTCGTCCAGCCCTACATCTACAGAACCAGGAGTGGCCCAGTCTCTGTCCCATAGTTTAACCAGTTCCCGGACGGCAGCAGCAGTAGCCAGAGGTGGCAGGGGTGTTTGGCTTTGGCTAGCCATGATGGTGCTCCTAGCAG GTCTCTTGGCACTGCTGGCCAGCCTGGTGATGCAGCCAGCAGTAGACGCAGCCCCTGTAGGGACCGGGGACTCCTGGATGACCATCCAGCAGCTGCTGTGGCCCTACACAGGGCTCCGGTACAACGGACAGCCCCCTGTCTAG
- the lrmp gene encoding inositol 1,4,5-triphosphate receptor associated 2 isoform X5 produces MDYCTPQPSRRHNPVDSICRKLQTIQWRGDREPNSPFQIPKLSSNSYDSPQCGLRHNLEAILKKGTLHRDDREKEKAREMGMPSSAASQHSSVLLTTPSTPTCNPSTPANVTYTITSTLGERRCADGSDLRQVKTWQRYCSTPTGQSKDSPYFTFTRGPQSAQPDGERPSRSPPLSRNFTQSRSTLSYNLNFSSADNTNTAECELPYPALVVKRLSMGDGGPSVASEKGKENMAEISLICEENLLDTIFHACDTQRRGKVYVSHIVDYLRHTTSRSSEDSGLEELCNMLDPEHKDVSIDLDTYHAVMREWIDDCRNNGEQPTEDDITQESVKLRDSLCARRSMLFNMTSGSLEAFGGEASRVEFETSELVYCVADLQMSNQKLQEEVKKLKQVVESMEESNQKLAEENEELHNQAKINQQLAQKEKMLKEEVEEMKATLSCTEEGRARASAHSKHVERENQSLIAKIASLQEENFKVTMETDEFQRRITELCDINADLQIQIHSFDAVISEKDAVIVEKSRQIDELKAAVEEYSSITELLRVDKNKLERQMQMILPDLAGASVSLSVAYRLNQSSSGSLQTELALAQSPLEAPHGVDYLSTTSFASPLDETLDREVLLMLQGPSPEHMALEFKNLINKLKRDFREETDSVLTSVRVLLDDHTQTEGDTSLQTVQAELDARRADWVLSLDQLAQYTDSLEKELIKMAGNMRRSRTEILHLSVRVQEQENQKRQLCEELEQLKTPQDSREASCQTPALEEEVGDDLDWDEEFAIQDFLKNELAERNCQVHDGQTEDRLEETGDKITDRGEEEDAEERWTVVDSGGEGDVRDTSTPLSVVTVQARSGQGTVGEGRDSAACSESEPEVTCQPLQEDAVVPLSSHSQAVSVTQPEADALPDLPHSENNTGAEVCENGRSDSCGPAETLRNPPDQDQTMAPVDTPPTAADMVSPNSTSPGSDETITQTESSQPTSVDYEGQEKGGKVDSTCGAMSYIKSVSQDPSASRSPAEDSTSLLPVLVEEEETVQDGAAGVPKAEPSTAGTGRIISSRPPPLSDSSSPQSGSSVTHTSQSGSGMASTVSDPSHSEELTRTVETIKEHKVQEDQNVANMATDTETEMLVISDTFKDKNNLSPTDKEIEAEFQRLALGFKCDMFTLEKRLRLEERSRDLAEENVRKEVSSCQGLLQALIPLCDDDNQSMEIIQRLQKNLDILIQSMTRVSSRSEMLGAIHQESRIGKAVEVMIQHVENLRRLYTKEHAELLELRETLMQNERSFGSQTEKDDFRERKKQSSQYYKTSARRSSMIALPRAGAGNMHFDTSKTQDGSEVESERLTRRSPWTACNNTDCQSEDEQKEKTVAERRSSLSELGSKLTSLILPLKTNQDELFVMLPSPSSSPTSTEPGVAQSLSHSLTSSRTAAAVARGGRGVWLWLAMMVLLAGLLALLASLVMQPAVDAAPVGTGDSWMTIQQLLWPYTGLRYNGQPPV; encoded by the exons ATGGACTATTGCACACCTCAGCCGTCGCGCCGTCACAATCCCGTGGACAGCATCTGCCGCAAACTGCAGACGATTCAGTGGCGCGGTGACCGAGAGCCCAATTCACCCTTCCAGATTCCCAAGCTGTCCTCCAACAGTTACGACAGCCCTCAGTGTGGCCTCAGGCACAACTTGGAAGCCATCCTGAAGAAAGGGACCCTCCATAGAGACGACAGGGAGAAGGAGAAAGCGAGAGAGATGGGGATGCCGAGCTCTGCAGCTTCCCAGCATTCCTCTGTCCTTCTGACCACACCTTCCACTCCTACATGCAACCCCTCCACACCAGCTAATGTCACATACACTATCACTAGTACTTTGGGGGAGCGGCGATGTGCTGATGGAAGTGATTTAAGACAAGTTAAAACGTGGCAGAGGTATTGTTCGACCCCCACGGGCCAGTCCAAGGACTCCCCTTACTTTACATTCACACGAGGACCTCAGTCAGCACAGCCTGATGGCGAGAGGCCGAGCAGGAGCCCACCTTTGTCTCGTAACTTCACCCAAAGTCGCAGCACCCTCTCCTACAACCTCAACTTCAGTTCTGCAGACAATACAAACACTGCTGAGTGTGAGCTGCCCTATCCAGCTCTGGTTGTGAAAAGACTGTCTATGGGAGATGGAG GGCCTTCAGTTGCCTCCGAAAAAGGGAAGGAGAATATGGCTGAAATCAGTCTCATCTGTGAAGAGAATCTGCTCGACACTATCTTCCATGCTTGTGATACGCAGCGCAGAG GGAAAGTGTATGTGTCCCATATTGTGGACTATCTGCGTCACACCACCAGTCGCAGCTCTGAAGACAGTGGGTTGGAGGAACTTTGCAACATGCTGGACCCAGAACACAAAGATGTGTCAATTGATCTGGACACATACCATGCCGTCATGAGGGAATGGATCGATGACTGCCGCAACAATGG GGAACAGCCGACAGAAGATGACATCACCCAGGAATCAGTAAAACTCAGAGACAGCCTGTGTG CCAGGAGGTCGATGCTGTTTAATATGACCTCAGGAAGTTTGGAGGCATTTGGAGGGGAGGCATCCAGAGTCGAATT TGAAACATCAGAGCTGGTGTACTGTGTTGCTGACCTCCAGATGAGCAACCAAAAGCTGCAGGAGGAGGTAAAAAAGCTGAAGCAGGTGGTGGAGAGCATGGAGGAAAGTAACCAGAAGCTTGCGGAGGAAAACGAGGAGCTACACAATCAAGCAAAAAT TAACCAGCAGCTGGCACAGAAGGAGAAGATGTTGAAGGAGGAGGTGGAAGAGATGAAGGCCACTCTGAGCTGTACGGAGGAAGGCAGAGCCCGTGCCTCcgcacacagcaaacatgtg gagAGAGAGAACCAGAGTCTCATCGCTAAGATTGCTTCTCTTCAGGAAGAG AACTTTAAGGTCACTATGGAGACAGATGAGTTTCAGAGGAGAATAACGGAGCTCTGTGACATTAACGCTGACCTTCAG ATACAGATTCACTCTTTTGACGCAGTCATTAGTGAAAAGGATGCAGTGATAGTAGAG AAGAGCAGACAGATAGATGAGCTGAAGGCAGCAGTGGAGGAATACTCTTCCATCACAGAG CTGCTGAGGGTGGACAAGAACAAGTTGGAGAGGCAGATGCAGATGATTCTCCCAGACTTGGCAGG GGCTAGTGTTTCTTTGTCAGTAGCTTATCGGTTGAACCAGAGCAGCTCGGGATCCTTACAAACAGAACTGGCTCTGGCACAATCACCACTGGAG GCTCCCCATGGAGTTGACTATTTGTCCACTACAAGCTTTGCCTCCCCACTGGATGAGACTCTGGACAGGGaggtgctgctgatgctgcagGGACCCAGCCCTGAACACATGGCACTGGAGTTCAAAAACCTCATAAATAAACTG AAAAGggacttcagagaagaaacagactctgTCTTAACTTCAGTTAGAGTTTTGTTAGATgaccacacacagacagaaggtGACACCAGTCTTCAG ACAGTGCAGGCCGAGCTGGACGCACGTAGGGCAGACTGGGTCCTCAGCCTGGACCAGCTGGCCCAGTACACTGACTCATTGGAGAAAGAGCTGATCAAAATGGCCGGAAACATGAGGAGGTCCCGCACTGAGATCCTCCACCTTTCTGTCAG GGTGCAGGAGCAGGAGAACCAGAAGCGGCAGCTGTGTGAGGAGCTCGAGCAGCTAAAGACCCCTCAGGATAGCAGAGAGGCCTCATGCCAGACACCTGCACTAGAAGAGGAG gttgGAGATGACTTGGACTGGGACGAGGAATTTGCTATTCAAGATTTCCTTAAGAATGAGCTAGCAGAGAGAAATTGCCAAGTACATGACGGGCAAACAGAAGATAGGCTTGAGGAAACGGGAGATAAAATAacagacagaggtgaagaggaggACGCAGAGGAGAGGTGGACAGTGGTGGATAGCGGCGGGGAGGGAGACGTGAGGGACACATCAACTCCGCTGTCTGTTGTCACAGTGCAGGCCCGGTCTGGGCAGGGCACAGTGGGAGAAGGTCGAG ATTCTGCAGCCTGTAGTGAGTCAGAGCCAGAGGTGACCTGTCAACCTTTGCAG GAAGACGCAGTGGTACCACTGAGCTCCCACTCACAAGCTGTCAGCGTTACACAGCCAGAGGCGGATGCTCTCCCTGATCTGCCCCACTCAGAGAACAACA CAGGTGCAGAGGTTTGTGAGAATGGACGGTCTGACTCCTGTGGTCCAGCTGAAACTTTGAGAAACCCACCTGATCAGGACCAAACTATGGCTCCTGTTGACACCCCTCCCACAGCAGCTGATATGGTTTCTCCCAACAGCACCTCACCTGGATCAGACGAGACCATTACCCAGACTGAGAG CAGCCAGCCAACCAGTGTGGACTACGAAGGACAAGAGAAGGGAGGCAAGGTGGACTCAACTTGCGGAGCCATGAGCTATATTAAG AGTGTAAGCCAGGACCCGTCGGCCAGCAGATCACCAGCTGAGGACAG CACAAGCCTGCTACCTGTGCTGGTGGAAGAAGAGGAGACTGTGCAGGACGGTGCAGCCGGGGTTCCAAAAGCAGAGCCCAGCACGGCAG GGACAGGCCGGATCATCAGCAGCAGGCCACCACCTCTCTCTGACAGCAGTTCTCCTCAGTCGGGATCATCTGTCACACACACCAGCCAATCAGGGAGCGGCATGGCCAGTACGGTCTCTGACCCAAGCCATTCGGAG GAGCTGACTCGCACCGTGGAGACCATTAAGGAGCACAAGGTTCAGGAGGACCAAAATGTAGCCAACATGGCCACGGACACGGAAA CTGAGATGTTAGTCATCTCTGACACTTTCAAAGATAAGAACAA cCTGTCACCTACTGATAAGGAGATTGAG GCAGAGTTCCAGCGTCTGGCACTGGGGTTTAAGTGTGACATGTTCACTTTGGAGAAGAGGCTCAGGCTAGAGGAGAGGTCACGTGACCTAGCTGAGGAGAACGTCCGCAAAGAAGTCTCCAGCTGTCAGGGCCtactgcag GCTCTTATTCCTCTTTGTGACGATGACAACCAATCAATGGAGATCATCCAGAGGCTCCAGAAAAACCTGGATATTCTCATCCAGTCCATGACTAGGGTGTCCAGTCGCTCCGAGATGCTAGGAGCGATTCATCAG GAGAGTCGTATTGGAAAGGCTGTGGAGGTAATGATTCAGCACGTGGAGAACCTCAGGAGATTGTACACCAAAGAGCATGCTGAGCTGCTGGAACTGCGGGAGACGCTCATGCAGAATGAGAGGTCGTTTGgatcacaaacagaaaaag ATGACTTCcgtgaaagaaagaaacagtcaTCACAGTACTACAAG ACATCAGCCCGGCGGAGCAGTATGATAGCGCTTCCTCGTGCTGGCGCAGGCAACATGCATTTTGACACG TCCAAAACACAAGATGGCTCAGAGGTTGAATCGGAACGACTGACCAGACGGTCCCCATG GACGGCCTGCAACAACACAGACTGCCAGTCGGAGGACGAGCAGAAGGAGAAGACAGTGGCGGAGAGGAGGTCCAGTCTCAGTGAGCTGGGCAGCAAACTCACCTCACTCATTCTGCCCCTTAAGAC GAATCAGGATGAGCTCTTTGTAATGCT GCCTAGCCCTTCGTCCAGCCCTACATCTACAGAACCAGGAGTGGCCCAGTCTCTGTCCCATAGTTTAACCAGTTCCCGGACGGCAGCAGCAGTAGCCAGAGGTGGCAGGGGTGTTTGGCTTTGGCTAGCCATGATGGTGCTCCTAGCAG GTCTCTTGGCACTGCTGGCCAGCCTGGTGATGCAGCCAGCAGTAGACGCAGCCCCTGTAGGGACCGGGGACTCCTGGATGACCATCCAGCAGCTGCTGTGGCCCTACACAGGGCTCCGGTACAACGGACAGCCCCCTGTCTAG